A section of the Acidobacteriota bacterium genome encodes:
- a CDS encoding helicase has protein sequence MASLQRSLFGPAEREVVFDLETQRSFQEVGGKQNIHQLKLSLAVLYDYSTGEFTTFREADAGRLVDELLAATRVIGFNIKIFDYAVLRGYRSDVDFRQLGARKTLDLLEKIAQQWGFRVSLDSIAKATLGRGKSGQGLDALRWYKEGRFDLIERYCRDDVDITRQVFEYGRDHGHLKYLDRFGEIRTSPVDWNR, from the coding sequence ATGGCATCATTGCAACGCAGTCTCTTTGGACCGGCCGAACGCGAGGTCGTGTTCGACCTGGAGACCCAGCGCAGTTTCCAAGAAGTCGGCGGCAAGCAGAACATCCATCAACTCAAACTGTCGCTGGCGGTCCTGTACGATTACTCCACCGGCGAGTTTACCACTTTCCGCGAAGCGGATGCGGGCCGGCTGGTGGATGAGCTGCTCGCCGCCACTCGGGTGATCGGGTTCAATATTAAGATCTTTGACTACGCGGTCCTGCGGGGGTATCGGTCGGATGTGGACTTCCGCCAACTCGGCGCCAGGAAGACCCTGGACCTGCTGGAAAAAATCGCCCAGCAGTGGGGCTTTCGCGTGAGCCTGGACAGCATCGCCAAAGCCACGCTGGGCCGGGGAAAATCCGGTCAGGGGCTGGACGCGCTGCGCTGGTACAAGGAGGGGCGCTTCGATTTGATTGAGCGCTATTGCCGGGACGATGTGGACATCACCCGTCAGGTGTTCGAATACGGCCGGGATCACGGGCACCTGAAATATCTGGATCGCTTCGGCGAGATCCGCACATCACCGGTGGACTGGAACCGCTAG